Proteins encoded within one genomic window of Porphyromonadaceae bacterium W3.11:
- the uppS gene encoding polyprenyl diphosphate synthase translates to MEEMHSQQLDMSRIPHHIAIIMDGNGRWAKEQGHDRYYGHVNGVESVRNILKEAIRLGVKMMTLYTFSEENWRRPKDEVSSLMSLLSEVIQDELAELKEEGVRLLVIGDTNVLPKESRDALELAVEETKENDAFSLILAINYSGRTEILRAANQLQKEATPITEESFRRALYKDVPDPDLLIRTGGEQRISNFLLWQMAYTELYFTSVYWPAFDELEFHKAIYDYQNRQRRFGMTGDQIEALKK, encoded by the coding sequence ATGGAGGAAATGCATTCTCAACAGCTTGATATGAGTCGTATCCCGCATCATATTGCTATCATAATGGATGGTAATGGACGATGGGCAAAGGAGCAAGGGCATGATAGATATTATGGTCATGTTAATGGTGTTGAATCCGTTAGGAATATATTAAAAGAAGCCATCCGCTTAGGTGTTAAGATGATGACTTTGTACACCTTTTCCGAGGAGAATTGGCGACGTCCTAAGGATGAGGTCTCATCGTTAATGTCTCTATTGTCCGAAGTGATTCAGGATGAACTAGCAGAACTAAAGGAGGAGGGTGTGAGGTTGTTGGTCATTGGAGATACCAATGTTTTGCCAAAAGAGTCGAGGGATGCTTTAGAGCTGGCAGTTGAGGAAACAAAGGAGAATGATGCGTTTTCATTGATTTTGGCCATCAACTATTCTGGGAGGACAGAGATTTTGAGAGCTGCTAATCAGTTACAAAAAGAGGCCACTCCTATTACAGAAGAGAGCTTTAGGAGGGCACTTTATAAAGATGTTCCTGATCCAGACTTACTCATAAGGACAGGGGGGGAACAGAGGATAAGTAACTTCTTATTGTGGCAGATGGCATACACAGAATTGTATTTCACGTCTGTGTATTGGCCAGCTTTTGATGAGCTGGAGTTTCATAAGGCCATATATGATTATCAGAACAGACAAAGACGGTTTGGTATGACAGGTGATCAAATAGAGGCACTAAAGAAGTAA
- the bamA gene encoding outer membrane protein assembly factor BamA, with protein MKNPFVGWITRSFYIGLLGVMGFAAPLNTIKAQVNDASVKDTPPEVSYARPVNKVLAGIEVRGNKSYEDEVIINVSGLRVGQRIDIPGEDITMALQRYLRNGFFSEVSIEATKIQGDSAWIAINIKERPRLSQLNINGVKKSEADNLKKGKLLALQQGVQITPNTIDRAELEIKKFFDEKGFSTASVETILTPDSLNNFVTVDFNIRKNTKTKVERINFIGNKNLSDSDLRKAMKKTNERFNLAANGWNSVLEIFSQKKFVEDEYKADLNKIIAKYHEYGFRDAEIVRDTIYWFNDKRVNIDIEIYEGKQYFIKDINFVGNTRYSTEDLSRLLNLKPGDVYDQKKLNDRLTVDEDALSNIYANNGYLFAYILPIETEVKDDSVSLDIRITEGKPARINKVTIRGNDHVYEEVVRRELYTKPGMLFNRDFVIRSIRQIGQMGHFDPEKINPELLPNENNGTVDIAWQLEPKSNDQVELSVGWSQTGLILSGGLKFTNFSMRNLFNPKSYRGYLPRGDGQTLSLRVQTNARYYQSYSISFMDPWFGRKRPNMLSLSAYYSRQTDINRNFFNAQTQNLQMLDPYGYGGYGGYGGYGGYGGYGMPYGGGYGGYGGYGGYGGYGGYGYDYAGLYESAYDPNKTLDMLGLGVAYGKRLSWPDDNFQIQLGLNYTMYRMKNWSSYYYNFGIENGVANDINLNATLVRSSTDSPIYTRTGSEFTLNASSTLPYSLFDKVDYSDPNLSPGERYKFIEYYKLKGKGQVYIPLLDPNTNKRTPVLMFSAESGIIGSYNKNKRSPFGTYYMGGDGMSSYYGYLNEMIGLRGYKNGSISGASGAGAYSYSKIYMELRYPIISENSTMIWVHAFAEAGNAWQYVRDMNPFQLKRSAGLGVRVFLPMGLGVVGLDWGYGFDRPDGSSTKGGSNLHFVLGQQF; from the coding sequence ATGAAGAACCCTTTTGTAGGCTGGATAACTCGCTCTTTCTATATTGGGCTTTTGGGTGTAATGGGCTTTGCTGCTCCATTGAATACGATTAAGGCACAGGTGAACGATGCTTCTGTGAAGGACACCCCACCCGAGGTCTCTTATGCAAGACCTGTAAATAAAGTATTGGCGGGAATCGAAGTACGTGGTAATAAGAGTTATGAAGATGAGGTCATCATCAATGTCTCTGGACTTAGAGTTGGACAACGGATTGATATTCCAGGTGAGGACATCACGATGGCGCTTCAGCGTTATTTGCGTAACGGGTTCTTTAGTGAGGTGAGTATCGAAGCCACAAAGATTCAAGGTGACTCAGCGTGGATAGCGATTAATATAAAGGAACGCCCACGTCTTTCGCAACTAAATATTAATGGCGTCAAGAAGTCTGAAGCTGACAATCTAAAAAAAGGAAAGCTATTAGCACTCCAACAAGGCGTCCAAATAACCCCTAATACCATTGATCGTGCTGAATTGGAGATTAAGAAATTCTTTGATGAGAAAGGATTCAGTACAGCTTCCGTAGAAACAATTCTAACTCCAGATTCACTCAATAATTTCGTCACTGTTGATTTTAATATCAGGAAGAATACCAAGACAAAAGTAGAGCGAATCAACTTTATTGGTAATAAGAACTTATCTGATTCAGATCTTCGTAAAGCAATGAAGAAGACCAATGAGCGATTTAATCTTGCTGCTAATGGTTGGAATAGTGTATTGGAGATCTTCAGTCAGAAGAAGTTCGTCGAAGACGAATATAAAGCAGACCTCAATAAAATCATCGCAAAGTATCATGAGTATGGCTTCCGTGATGCCGAAATTGTGAGAGATACGATCTATTGGTTTAATGACAAAAGGGTCAATATAGATATAGAGATTTATGAAGGTAAGCAATACTTTATTAAGGATATTAACTTCGTTGGTAATACACGATATTCAACTGAAGATTTAAGCAGATTGCTAAACCTAAAGCCTGGAGACGTCTATGATCAAAAGAAGCTAAATGATAGGCTAACGGTTGATGAAGATGCGTTATCAAACATATATGCAAATAACGGTTATCTCTTTGCTTACATTCTTCCTATCGAGACAGAAGTAAAGGATGATTCCGTATCGTTAGATATCCGAATTACAGAAGGGAAGCCTGCTCGTATTAATAAGGTTACTATTAGAGGTAATGATCATGTGTATGAAGAGGTAGTTCGTCGTGAGCTATATACCAAGCCTGGTATGCTCTTCAATCGTGATTTTGTGATTAGATCTATTAGACAAATTGGTCAGATGGGACACTTTGATCCAGAGAAGATCAATCCAGAACTTCTTCCTAATGAGAATAATGGTACGGTAGATATAGCTTGGCAGTTAGAGCCAAAATCTAATGACCAAGTAGAGCTTTCGGTTGGGTGGAGTCAAACCGGATTGATTTTATCAGGTGGTTTGAAGTTTACTAATTTCTCTATGAGAAATCTATTCAATCCTAAGTCATATAGAGGTTACTTACCAAGAGGGGACGGACAGACATTATCATTAAGAGTTCAGACCAATGCTAGATATTATCAAAGTTATAGCATTAGTTTTATGGACCCATGGTTTGGTCGCAAACGTCCTAATATGCTTAGTCTTTCAGCCTATTATAGCCGACAAACGGATATTAATAGAAACTTCTTTAATGCCCAAACACAGAACCTTCAGATGCTAGATCCTTATGGTTATGGTGGTTATGGTGGTTATGGCGGCTACGGAGGTTATGGCGGTTATGGTATGCCTTATGGTGGTGGTTACGGTGGCTATGGCGGTTACGGCGGTTATGGTGGCTACGGGGGCTATGGATATGATTATGCTGGCTTGTATGAAAGTGCCTATGATCCAAATAAAACGCTGGATATGCTAGGCTTGGGTGTCGCTTATGGTAAGAGATTGTCATGGCCTGATGATAACTTCCAAATTCAATTAGGGCTAAACTATACCATGTATAGGATGAAGAACTGGAGCTCATATTACTATAACTTTGGTATTGAGAATGGTGTAGCAAATGATATTAATCTTAATGCAACACTAGTAAGAAGTTCTACAGATAGCCCAATCTATACACGTACAGGTTCAGAATTCACACTTAATGCTAGTAGTACTCTTCCATATTCTCTATTTGACAAAGTAGATTATTCAGATCCTAACCTTTCACCAGGAGAGAGATATAAGTTTATAGAGTATTATAAACTTAAGGGTAAGGGACAAGTCTATATTCCTCTACTGGATCCTAATACTAATAAAAGGACTCCCGTATTGATGTTCAGTGCAGAATCTGGTATCATTGGTTCCTATAATAAGAATAAACGCTCTCCATTCGGAACTTACTATATGGGAGGTGATGGAATGAGTAGCTATTATGGTTATCTCAATGAAATGATTGGACTTAGAGGGTATAAGAATGGTAGTATCTCTGGTGCTTCTGGAGCTGGAGCCTATTCATACTCTAAGATCTATATGGAGCTAAGGTACCCTATTATTTCAGAAAATAGTACTATGATTTGGGTCCATGCGTTTGCAGAAGCAGGGAATGCTTGGCAATATGTTAGAGATATGAACCCATTCCAACTTAAACGTTCTGCAGGATTAGGAGTCAGAGTATTCCTACCAATGGGACTTGGAGTTGTTGGACTTGACTGGGGATATGGATTTGATAGACCAGATGGTTCAAGCACTAAGGGGGGTAGCAATCTCCACTTTGTCCTTGGTCAGCAGTTTTAA
- a CDS encoding OmpH family outer membrane protein, which yields MKRILLLIVTAMMSVGALVAQEANYALIDMQYLMGQIPQYKSATEQIEKQSDKWSNEIKKLQDQAKDLYIQYQKDLPTMNSSDRVKRENAIVKVEDQAAQLQQKYFGRDGELMKLQSKLIKPLQDKIYEAVKLISQRRGYLIVFDRASSVGSIIYADPAADISNEVLAVLGYSN from the coding sequence ATGAAGAGAATTTTACTATTAATAGTGACAGCAATGATGTCCGTCGGTGCATTAGTAGCTCAGGAAGCAAATTATGCACTAATTGATATGCAGTATCTGATGGGGCAGATCCCTCAGTACAAATCTGCTACTGAGCAGATTGAAAAGCAAAGTGATAAATGGAGTAATGAGATTAAGAAGCTACAGGATCAAGCAAAAGATCTCTATATTCAGTATCAAAAAGATCTTCCAACGATGAATTCATCTGACCGTGTTAAGAGAGAGAATGCCATTGTGAAAGTCGAGGATCAAGCTGCTCAATTACAGCAAAAGTATTTTGGAAGAGATGGAGAGCTAATGAAGTTACAATCCAAACTTATCAAGCCCCTTCAGGACAAGATCTACGAAGCGGTAAAGCTCATTAGTCAAAGACGTGGTTACTTAATCGTTTTTGATAGAGCTTCATCTGTTGGAAGTATAATTTATGCTGATCCAGCGGCAGATATTAGCAATGAAGTTCTTGCTGTGTTAGGTTATTCCAATTAA
- a CDS encoding OmpH family outer membrane protein codes for MKKILLSLTLLFLPFLAFAQSAQKVAVVDTQAILMSMPETKQMQTELDALMKKYEDTIVVMQEEFQTKYQAFVAEQEGMVESIKLRKEQELQDLAKRLEDLNSVAQEDVRKKQTELFTPIQKKLMDAINNVGNENGYAYVIDKSTMVYVGANGIDATAQVKAKLGL; via the coding sequence ATGAAGAAGATTTTACTATCACTAACCCTCCTATTTTTACCTTTCTTGGCATTCGCTCAGAGTGCACAAAAAGTTGCAGTTGTTGACACTCAGGCGATCTTAATGTCTATGCCAGAGACTAAGCAGATGCAAACTGAGTTAGATGCATTGATGAAAAAGTATGAGGATACTATTGTAGTCATGCAAGAAGAATTCCAGACCAAGTATCAAGCTTTTGTAGCTGAACAAGAGGGTATGGTAGAGAGTATTAAGCTTCGTAAGGAGCAGGAGCTTCAGGACTTAGCAAAAAGACTTGAGGATTTGAATTCTGTAGCACAGGAAGATGTTAGAAAAAAACAAACTGAGCTATTCACTCCAATCCAAAAGAAGCTAATGGATGCAATCAATAATGTAGGCAACGAAAATGGTTATGCTTACGTAATCGATAAGTCAACTATGGTGTATGTAGGTGCTAATGGTATTGACGCTACTGCACAAGTGAAAGCTAAGCTAGGCTTGTAA
- the mnmD gene encoding tRNA (5-methylaminomethyl-2-thiouridine)(34)-methyltransferase MnmD, producing the protein MRREIITTEDGSRTIHLPDMDEHYHSIFGARTESEHIFIKHALERRLSEPYKGTIQLLEIGFGTGLNAWLTLMHQVAHTPPYTIRYITYELYPIENDIISELFQDYFTEDDWCWMKRLHDAEWGKEIKIADGFTLLKVNANLTESSLPIGNDVIYMDAFAPEKTPELWSPSFLQRLSNSASQGGWLSTYCAKGIVRRTLQNVGFEVYRTPGPPHGKREILTAKKQ; encoded by the coding sequence ATGAGACGTGAGATCATAACTACAGAAGATGGAAGCCGTACTATTCACCTCCCTGATATGGACGAGCATTATCACTCCATCTTTGGAGCACGGACTGAATCAGAACATATATTCATAAAGCATGCTCTGGAACGACGGCTTTCAGAGCCCTATAAAGGGACCATACAACTACTGGAGATTGGTTTTGGTACTGGTTTAAACGCATGGCTCACCTTGATGCACCAAGTCGCTCACACGCCCCCCTACACCATCAGGTACATTACTTATGAGTTATATCCAATAGAGAATGACATCATATCTGAACTTTTTCAGGACTACTTTACTGAAGATGATTGGTGCTGGATGAAACGTCTCCATGATGCCGAATGGGGAAAAGAAATTAAGATAGCCGATGGTTTTACTTTGCTAAAAGTAAATGCTAATCTCACCGAGTCATCTCTTCCGATAGGTAATGACGTGATTTATATGGATGCTTTTGCTCCAGAAAAGACTCCAGAGCTATGGTCGCCATCATTTTTGCAACGATTATCTAACAGTGCTTCACAAGGGGGATGGCTATCCACCTATTGTGCAAAAGGGATAGTCAGGCGTACCCTACAGAATGTTGGTTTTGAAGTGTACCGTACTCCTGGACCACCACATGGAAAAAGAGAAATTCTCACCGCGAAGAAACAGTGA
- a CDS encoding biotin--[acetyl-CoA-carboxylase] ligase: MKHIHLEETNSTNSYLRELIRKDPKLDAYTYVTTYEQTSGRGQSGNSWEAEPGKNISLSLLLRPEKYQDGYTPFDLNIVSSLSLYDFLAKRLPSKESIYVKWPNDILIDGRKIAGILTENEWMGDQWEYAIVGIGLNVFQTQFGAYRPEATSLTLEADIKEPKTYEDWHHSMTKEIVENFQSRFRMLSESPVQVRREYLSYLYRYQEKNAPFRIPNGRSFEGTIIGVEPNGLLVIKEGDETHHFAFKEVQFR, translated from the coding sequence ATGAAGCACATTCACCTAGAGGAAACAAACTCTACCAATAGTTATCTAAGAGAGCTGATTCGGAAGGACCCGAAGTTGGATGCCTACACGTATGTAACGACTTACGAACAGACTTCTGGTCGTGGTCAGAGTGGGAATAGCTGGGAAGCGGAGCCGGGGAAAAATATTTCTCTCTCCCTATTATTAAGACCAGAGAAGTATCAAGATGGTTACACTCCTTTTGACCTCAACATAGTATCCTCTCTGTCTCTATATGACTTTTTGGCTAAAAGACTCCCTTCAAAGGAATCTATTTATGTCAAATGGCCGAATGATATTCTTATCGATGGTAGAAAAATAGCTGGTATCCTAACTGAAAATGAATGGATGGGAGATCAATGGGAGTATGCCATCGTTGGGATCGGTCTGAATGTATTTCAAACTCAATTTGGAGCATACAGGCCTGAAGCGACATCGCTAACGCTGGAAGCTGATATAAAAGAGCCAAAAACCTATGAGGACTGGCACCACTCTATGACGAAAGAGATAGTAGAGAATTTTCAGAGTCGATTTAGGATGCTAAGTGAGTCGCCTGTACAAGTCAGACGGGAATACCTCTCTTATTTATATCGATACCAAGAAAAGAATGCTCCATTTAGAATACCTAATGGTAGATCATTTGAAGGAACGATTATTGGCGTTGAGCCTAATGGGCTATTAGTTATCAAGGAGGGTGACGAAACACATCACTTTGCCTTCAAGGAGGTACAATTTAGATGA
- a CDS encoding YfhO family protein, producing MDKKKAWYRQPWIMSLGAVLLFAIISIAYFTPAAFEGRVLFQADGAAASGTGRDVVRYEEETGHRSLWTGSLFGGMPMYQISPSYPSTKGVKLTQQVYRLEAPLDLMPGDSYLIFMMLIGFYIFMRSWKVRPLPAIGGAILWTFSSYFLILIQAGHLWKLLALAYIPPTIAGLVWAFHRRKYLLGFVVTGIFSALQIYSNHIQMSYYFAFLMFAMIIAWGVEAARHKDWKHFSKALAVVILGGIVGIAINSTNLYHTYKYSKETMRGGSELTVLNKANESTSSTGLDKEYITQWSYGIDEMLTFLIPDAKGGASGQIGLSEPHIRKAGNQQSQYFVAQQNRYWGDQPFTAGPVYVGAFVLLLAIFGMLVAKGPMKWAFIGTLILTVMLSWGHNFMWLTSFFIDHFPLYDKFRTPSSILVVAEMIIPIFAIWGLILILKDPKIIVRKKTQTILALALTLGVALLIWIIPTAGGSLLSKMEQNAFGEYITQAPELGIYISALESVRASIIKADALRSILIILVGSGIITLFYYKRISQKWVVPLVIIVCFVDLWSVDKRYLNDDMYMPAHQVQMRVQQTTPIDKKILEDQSEFRVMNLAVNTFNDATTSYNHRSIGGYHAAKLQRYQDLIEGYLSQHDLNVLRVLNTKYYIVPDSINGMGLIEDDKIYGNAWFASSIKNVKNSDEEFLALKDTPLDEVAIMAPPFSQEINGEIHKDSLSSVTLTSYAPDRITYRSSNSNDGLIVFSEIYYPDGWHVTINGEPAKLLRANYVLRALEVPAGENEIEMWFDPDSIHTTEAIAFTANIILLLSAISLIVFFVYKRKKKA from the coding sequence ATGGATAAGAAAAAGGCTTGGTATCGTCAACCTTGGATTATGTCTCTAGGGGCTGTACTCCTCTTCGCGATCATTTCTATCGCCTACTTCACCCCTGCAGCGTTTGAAGGTCGTGTACTCTTCCAAGCTGATGGGGCAGCGGCATCTGGAACTGGTCGTGATGTTGTAAGATATGAGGAGGAAACGGGGCATCGCTCACTATGGACAGGGAGTCTATTTGGAGGGATGCCGATGTACCAAATCTCTCCCTCCTACCCCTCAACCAAAGGGGTAAAGCTGACACAGCAGGTATACCGACTGGAAGCTCCTCTGGACTTAATGCCAGGAGATAGTTATCTCATCTTTATGATGTTAATAGGCTTCTATATCTTTATGAGGAGCTGGAAAGTCCGCCCTTTACCGGCAATAGGTGGAGCGATACTCTGGACTTTTTCGTCATACTTCTTAATATTAATTCAAGCGGGTCATCTCTGGAAGCTATTAGCCTTAGCCTATATACCCCCTACTATTGCGGGATTGGTATGGGCATTTCACAGACGAAAATATCTATTAGGCTTTGTCGTCACAGGCATATTCTCGGCATTACAGATATATTCCAATCATATACAGATGAGCTACTACTTTGCATTCCTTATGTTTGCAATGATCATAGCTTGGGGTGTCGAGGCTGCACGGCACAAAGATTGGAAGCACTTTAGTAAGGCTCTTGCCGTCGTCATTCTGGGGGGGATCGTAGGTATAGCTATCAATAGCACCAACCTATACCACACCTACAAGTACTCTAAAGAAACGATGCGTGGAGGAAGCGAGCTGACCGTTCTTAATAAGGCTAATGAGAGCACTTCTAGCACGGGACTTGATAAGGAATATATTACCCAATGGAGCTATGGTATTGATGAGATGCTCACTTTTCTCATCCCTGATGCTAAAGGTGGAGCCTCTGGTCAGATAGGCTTATCTGAGCCTCATATAAGAAAAGCAGGAAACCAACAGAGTCAATACTTCGTTGCACAACAGAATAGATATTGGGGTGACCAACCCTTTACCGCAGGGCCTGTCTATGTAGGTGCATTTGTCTTGCTGCTAGCTATCTTCGGAATGCTGGTGGCTAAAGGCCCTATGAAATGGGCATTTATAGGCACATTGATTCTTACTGTCATGCTGTCGTGGGGTCATAACTTCATGTGGCTAACGAGCTTCTTTATTGACCACTTTCCTCTATATGATAAGTTTAGGACTCCTTCCTCTATCTTAGTGGTCGCTGAAATGATTATTCCAATCTTTGCTATTTGGGGACTCATCCTGATTCTAAAGGACCCAAAGATCATTGTCAGGAAGAAAACTCAAACGATCCTTGCCCTTGCTCTCACGCTGGGAGTAGCTCTTTTGATATGGATCATACCAACAGCTGGGGGCTCGTTATTGAGTAAAATGGAGCAAAATGCTTTTGGTGAGTATATAACTCAAGCTCCAGAACTTGGTATCTATATATCTGCGTTAGAGAGTGTCAGAGCCTCTATCATAAAAGCTGATGCTCTTCGGTCTATATTAATCATCCTAGTGGGTAGCGGTATCATTACTCTTTTTTATTACAAGAGAATATCTCAAAAATGGGTGGTTCCTCTAGTCATTATCGTCTGTTTCGTAGACCTCTGGAGCGTAGATAAAAGGTACCTGAATGACGATATGTATATGCCAGCTCATCAAGTGCAGATGAGGGTCCAGCAAACGACACCGATAGACAAGAAAATTCTAGAGGATCAGTCTGAATTTAGGGTGATGAACTTAGCGGTCAATACATTCAACGATGCGACTACTTCATATAATCATAGATCGATCGGAGGATACCACGCAGCTAAGCTCCAACGTTATCAAGACCTTATTGAAGGGTATTTATCCCAACATGACCTAAATGTCCTAAGGGTTCTCAACACAAAATATTATATCGTCCCTGATAGCATCAATGGTATGGGATTAATTGAGGATGACAAGATCTATGGAAATGCATGGTTTGCCTCCTCAATAAAGAATGTAAAGAATAGTGATGAGGAGTTCTTAGCTCTTAAGGATACTCCGCTTGATGAGGTTGCCATCATGGCACCGCCATTTAGTCAAGAGATAAACGGGGAAATCCACAAAGACTCTCTATCAAGTGTAACTCTTACAAGTTATGCACCTGATAGAATAACGTATAGGAGTTCGAATAGTAATGATGGACTAATAGTTTTCTCTGAAATATATTATCCTGATGGATGGCATGTAACGATTAATGGAGAACCAGCAAAACTTCTGAGAGCAAATTATGTCCTCCGAGCTTTAGAGGTCCCAGCTGGCGAAAATGAGATCGAGATGTGGTTCGACCCTGACTCAATCCATACTACGGAAGCCATTGCCTTTACAGCAAATATTATTTTGCTCTTATCTGCCATTTCTCTAATTGTATTTTTTGTTTATAAGAGAAAGAAAAAGGCATGA